From the genome of Gemmatimonas phototrophica, one region includes:
- the rpmJ gene encoding 50S ribosomal protein L36 translates to MKVRSSVKPICEHCKVVKRQGVTRIICKRNPKHKQRQG, encoded by the coding sequence GTGAAAGTTCGCAGCAGCGTAAAGCCGATCTGTGAGCACTGCAAAGTCGTCAAGCGACAGGGCGTGACTCGCATCATCTGCAAGCGCAACCCCAAGCACAAGCAGCGTCAGGGCTGA
- the rpsD gene encoding 30S ribosomal protein S4 translates to MARYTGPSCRQCRREGAKLFLKGTKCFTEKCPVERRPYAPGQHGQATARRKKMSEFAKQLREKQKIKRIYGISEKQFRNTFERVSTQAGITGHNLLAALETRLDNVVYRMGFAPSRKAARQLIRHRHIEVKGRLLDIPSYQVRPGEEVRVKQSSRELVLVMSAMEQASKGGSLSWIAVDKESFSGRVLEKPQRTSIPLAAQEQLVVELYSK, encoded by the coding sequence ATGGCCCGTTATACTGGTCCCAGCTGCCGTCAGTGCCGTCGTGAGGGCGCCAAGCTCTTCCTGAAGGGCACCAAGTGCTTCACCGAAAAGTGCCCCGTGGAGCGTCGTCCGTACGCCCCGGGTCAGCACGGGCAGGCCACGGCGCGTCGCAAGAAGATGTCGGAGTTCGCCAAGCAGCTGCGCGAGAAGCAGAAGATCAAGCGCATCTACGGCATCTCCGAGAAGCAGTTCCGCAACACGTTCGAGCGTGTGTCAACGCAGGCCGGTATCACCGGTCACAACCTGCTCGCCGCGCTTGAGACCCGTCTCGACAATGTGGTGTACCGCATGGGCTTCGCTCCGAGCCGCAAGGCCGCGCGTCAGCTCATCCGTCACCGCCACATTGAAGTGAAGGGGCGTCTCCTCGACATCCCGTCGTACCAGGTGCGGCCGGGTGAAGAAGTGCGCGTCAAGCAGAGCTCGCGCGAGTTGGTGCTCGTCATGAGCGCCATGGAGCAGGCGTCCAAGGGCGGCTCGCTCTCGTGGATCGCGGTCGACAAGGAGTCGTTCAGCGGCCGCGTGCTCGAGAAGCCGCAGCGTACGAGCATCCCGCTCGCCGCGCAGGAACAGCTCGTCGTCGAACTGTACTCCAAGTAA
- the rpsM gene encoding 30S ribosomal protein S13, translating to MARIAGVDLPREKKIEIGLTYIFGIGRKTAQKILESAGVSSAQRVRDLNDVDLNKLRQEIERNFRVEGALRTEVAMNIKRLMDIGSYRGTRHRRGLPVRGQRTHTNARTKKGPRRAIAGKKKVTK from the coding sequence ATGGCACGTATCGCTGGCGTCGATCTCCCGCGTGAGAAGAAGATTGAGATCGGCCTGACCTACATCTTCGGCATCGGTCGCAAGACCGCCCAGAAGATTCTCGAATCGGCCGGTGTGTCGAGCGCGCAGCGCGTTCGCGACCTGAACGATGTCGATCTCAACAAGCTCCGTCAGGAAATCGAGCGCAATTTCCGCGTCGAAGGTGCTTTGCGCACTGAAGTCGCGATGAACATCAAGCGCCTGATGGACATTGGCTCGTACCGTGGCACGCGCCACCGTCGCGGCCTCCCCGTGCGCGGGCAGCGCACGCACACGAACGCGCGCACCAAGAAGGGGCCGCGCCGCGCTATCGCGGGCAAGAAGAAGGTGACCAAGTAA
- a CDS encoding N-acetylmuramoyl-L-alanine amidase family protein, translating to MSTVFAALGLMLQVVAVAQPVSLTVRLGERVREVPVVAADGGGLALRADVLAEALGGQLVRDGARSGRYRLEVGRIGIDIETGTAFAVVANDTLPLSGPVFRRAAQLYVPMGLAADLLPRIGTGVMFDAEKRELRRFAPVAAAKRPVAPARQPASPGAAPRATGGNAAATRSGRQRVVVVDAGHGGRDNGMSGPIGGGPRIYEKNVTLAVSKQLQRALETRGIRVVMTRTTDTLIGLYDRGPIANAAKGDLFVSIHVNAANPRWQNPGGARGFETYFLAEAKTEDERRVAAMENEAVKFETNADVSRDDPLGFIMRDMAQNEHLRESMRLATLIQSGMRTVHPGPNRGVKQAGLVVLVTAFMPAVLVEIGFGTNRAEAAYITSPERQAELADRLADAVERYLDEYDRKVGG from the coding sequence ATGAGTACCGTGTTTGCGGCCCTCGGGCTGATGCTGCAGGTGGTAGCCGTAGCACAGCCGGTTTCGCTCACGGTACGACTTGGTGAACGGGTGCGGGAAGTTCCAGTCGTGGCCGCTGACGGTGGCGGGCTCGCCCTGCGGGCGGATGTCTTGGCCGAGGCGCTCGGCGGGCAGTTGGTGCGCGACGGGGCGCGCAGCGGACGGTATCGACTCGAAGTCGGGCGCATTGGCATCGATATCGAAACCGGCACCGCGTTTGCCGTGGTGGCCAACGATACCCTTCCGTTGAGTGGGCCCGTGTTCCGGCGCGCGGCGCAGCTGTATGTTCCCATGGGGTTGGCCGCCGACCTGCTGCCACGGATTGGCACCGGGGTCATGTTTGATGCGGAGAAGCGGGAGTTGCGCCGGTTTGCGCCGGTGGCTGCGGCCAAACGGCCCGTCGCACCCGCTCGTCAGCCGGCGTCTCCCGGCGCCGCGCCCCGAGCGACGGGGGGAAACGCGGCCGCCACGCGCAGCGGTCGTCAGCGTGTCGTCGTTGTGGACGCCGGTCACGGCGGACGTGACAATGGGATGTCCGGCCCCATCGGCGGCGGTCCGCGCATTTACGAAAAGAACGTCACGCTGGCGGTCTCCAAGCAGCTCCAGCGTGCCCTCGAAACGCGCGGCATTCGCGTGGTCATGACGCGGACCACTGACACATTGATCGGACTGTACGATCGGGGCCCAATCGCGAACGCCGCCAAGGGCGATCTGTTCGTGTCCATCCACGTCAATGCTGCCAATCCGCGATGGCAGAATCCGGGCGGCGCGCGTGGCTTCGAAACGTATTTTCTCGCCGAAGCCAAAACGGAAGACGAACGGCGCGTCGCCGCCATGGAAAACGAAGCCGTCAAGTTCGAAACGAATGCCGATGTCAGTCGCGATGATCCGCTTGGATTCATCATGCGGGATATGGCGCAGAACGAGCACCTGCGAGAGTCCATGCGGCTCGCAACGCTCATTCAATCGGGGATGCGTACGGTGCATCCAGGTCCCAATCGGGGAGTGAAGCAGGCTGGCCTGGTCGTCCTCGTTACCGCGTTCATGCCCGCTGTGCTGGTGGAAATCGGTTTCGGGACCAATCGGGCCGAGGCCGCCTACATCACCAGCCCTGAACGTCAGGCCGAGCTCGCGGATCGGTTGGCCGATGCTGTGGAGCGATACCTCGACGAATACGACCGGAAGGTGGGCGGATGA
- a CDS encoding DNA-directed RNA polymerase subunit alpha, with protein MATIDLSGLVRPQLVEATKREDNPNLAEFRLQPLERGFGHTLGNAMRRLLLSSLRGSAVWAFRIDGVVHEHQTIGGVVEDVHQIIGNLKTLTLSLPDEVEQAVLRIVKSGPGTVTAADIIATGGVRVIDPAHHLFTITDERDFTVELYVNKGRGYVESDQHPADKNLPVDVVRIDAIYNPVRRANFTVAETRVGQRTDYDRLTLTVETNGTMSPEESVSYAAALAQTHFQYFVGFGSSASAQPGAAGDGANSDAIRLAELFRTPIDDLELSVRSVNSLKNSNIRSLGDLVRQTEAQILQVKNFGKKSLQEIAALLEKEGLNFGMRYEESTDGVRILDMGTPPSRAAENAPDDDEDED; from the coding sequence ATGGCAACTATCGATCTTTCCGGGCTGGTCCGTCCGCAGCTGGTTGAAGCGACCAAGCGCGAGGACAATCCCAATCTGGCCGAATTCCGCCTGCAGCCGCTCGAACGCGGCTTCGGGCACACGCTGGGCAACGCCATGCGCCGACTGCTGCTGTCGTCGCTGCGTGGCTCCGCTGTGTGGGCGTTCCGCATTGATGGCGTGGTGCATGAGCACCAGACCATCGGCGGGGTCGTGGAAGACGTGCACCAGATCATCGGCAATCTCAAGACGCTCACCCTGTCCCTCCCTGACGAAGTCGAGCAGGCTGTGCTCCGCATCGTCAAGTCGGGCCCGGGCACGGTCACCGCGGCAGACATCATCGCCACGGGAGGCGTGCGCGTTATCGACCCGGCGCATCATCTCTTCACCATCACCGACGAGCGCGACTTCACCGTCGAACTCTACGTGAACAAGGGACGCGGCTACGTCGAGAGCGACCAGCATCCGGCCGACAAGAACCTCCCGGTTGATGTCGTGCGGATCGATGCCATCTACAACCCGGTCCGTCGGGCCAACTTCACCGTCGCGGAAACCCGCGTCGGTCAGCGCACCGACTACGACCGTCTCACGCTCACCGTCGAAACCAACGGCACGATGTCGCCTGAGGAATCTGTGAGCTATGCGGCAGCCCTCGCCCAGACCCACTTCCAGTACTTTGTGGGCTTTGGGTCGTCGGCCTCCGCGCAGCCCGGTGCGGCCGGTGATGGTGCCAACTCGGATGCCATCCGTCTCGCTGAGCTGTTCCGTACCCCCATCGACGACCTCGAATTGTCGGTTCGCTCCGTCAATTCACTCAAGAACTCCAACATCCGCTCGCTCGGCGATCTGGTTCGCCAGACCGAGGCGCAAATCCTTCAGGTCAAGAACTTCGGCAAGAAGTCTCTGCAGGAAATCGCCGCGCTGCTCGAGAAGGAAGGGCTCAATTTCGGCATGCGCTACGAGGAATCCACGGACGGTGTCCGT
- a CDS encoding dihydroorotate dehydrogenase, producing MARPLGLRVAGLEFRNPVVLASGTAGFGMEIEDVVDLDAVGGISTKAVSISPRKGNPALRVSEFAGGMINAIGLANPGLEAVKAAYLPWLPAHHPGTRVFVNVVGNSIDDFAAVVEAINGERGIDGFELNVSCPNVKAGGLEFGADQQALAALVSAARAKTQRPIFVKLSPTLGAGIVDTARIAVDHGATGLTLVNTMPGLVIDTHRRRPKISFGSGGISGPAVLPIGLLATWRVSQALPGVPLIGLGGVSTGDDAVQYLLAGASLVGVGTAALRDPRAPERIVRQMRQWADRQGIRDLTSIIGTLEWPHS from the coding sequence ATGGCCCGGCCCCTTGGGCTTCGTGTGGCCGGCCTTGAGTTCCGGAATCCTGTTGTGCTCGCGTCCGGGACCGCCGGGTTCGGGATGGAGATTGAAGATGTGGTGGATCTGGATGCCGTGGGGGGCATTTCCACCAAGGCCGTCAGTATCAGCCCTCGAAAAGGGAACCCGGCGCTCAGAGTGAGTGAGTTCGCCGGCGGGATGATCAATGCCATCGGTCTGGCCAATCCCGGATTGGAGGCGGTCAAAGCCGCATATCTCCCGTGGCTACCTGCGCATCACCCTGGGACCCGGGTGTTTGTGAATGTGGTGGGTAACAGCATCGACGACTTCGCCGCGGTCGTGGAAGCCATCAACGGGGAGCGGGGGATCGATGGGTTCGAGCTCAATGTGAGCTGCCCCAACGTGAAGGCGGGCGGGTTGGAGTTTGGCGCCGATCAGCAGGCGCTGGCAGCGCTGGTCTCGGCGGCTCGGGCCAAAACGCAGCGTCCCATATTTGTGAAGCTGTCGCCAACGCTGGGGGCGGGCATTGTGGATACGGCCCGTATTGCCGTGGACCATGGAGCCACTGGGTTGACGCTGGTCAACACCATGCCAGGGCTGGTCATCGATACGCATCGGCGCCGGCCGAAGATCAGCTTCGGCAGTGGCGGGATCAGTGGACCGGCGGTGCTCCCCATTGGCCTTCTGGCGACCTGGCGGGTGAGTCAGGCGCTGCCGGGGGTCCCTTTGATTGGGCTCGGCGGCGTCAGCACGGGAGACGACGCCGTGCAGTATCTGCTGGCCGGTGCGTCACTGGTTGGGGTCGGAACCGCCGCCCTGCGGGATCCGCGTGCCCCGGAACGGATCGTTCGCCAGATGCGGCAGTGGGCCGATCGGCAGGGCATCCGCGATCTGACTTCCATCATTGGAACCCTCGAATGGCCTCACTCATGA
- the pyrF gene encoding orotidine-5'-phosphate decarboxylase, protein MTAVVIPIVALDVSDRAGAEAMVRRLGDSCSFYKVGLELFAAEGPSVVAWLRDQGKEVFVDLKLHDIPNTVRGAARSVARHGASLLTVHASGGREMIAAAVDGANDGEPGGGCAILGVTILTSMDASGVEEAWGRSSVTVEDEVLRLAGLVATGGGAGIVCSGHEAAPVRAAFGDRLGLLIPGIRLPGGAAHDQRRVMTPAAAAAAGARWLILGRAVTAADDPAAAMAAVHAALR, encoded by the coding sequence ATGACCGCTGTTGTCATCCCCATCGTGGCGCTGGACGTGTCCGACCGGGCCGGTGCCGAGGCGATGGTCCGCCGGCTCGGGGATAGCTGCTCCTTTTACAAGGTCGGGTTGGAGCTCTTTGCAGCCGAGGGCCCGTCGGTCGTGGCGTGGCTCCGGGATCAGGGCAAGGAGGTCTTCGTGGACCTCAAGCTCCACGATATCCCCAACACCGTGCGGGGGGCGGCGCGGAGCGTGGCCCGCCATGGTGCATCCTTGCTGACGGTGCATGCCAGCGGCGGCCGCGAGATGATCGCCGCTGCCGTGGATGGGGCCAACGACGGGGAGCCCGGCGGCGGCTGTGCCATTCTGGGGGTGACCATTCTCACCAGCATGGATGCCTCCGGCGTGGAGGAGGCGTGGGGGCGGTCGTCGGTGACGGTGGAGGATGAGGTGCTGCGACTGGCCGGGCTGGTGGCCACGGGGGGCGGGGCAGGGATCGTCTGCTCCGGCCACGAGGCGGCGCCGGTGCGCGCGGCCTTCGGTGACCGGCTGGGGTTGCTCATTCCCGGAATCCGACTGCCCGGGGGCGCGGCGCATGATCAGCGCCGCGTGATGACGCCGGCGGCGGCGGCGGCGGCCGGTGCCCGGTGGCTCATTCTTGGGCGGGCGGTGACGGCGGCGGACGACCCGGCGGCGGCGATGGCTGCCGTGCACGCCGCGCTAAGGTAA
- the rpsK gene encoding 30S ribosomal protein S11 encodes MATAKKTKRVVEAEGIAHVSATFNNTTITITDMHGNAVSWGSAGKAGFKGSKKSTPFAATVASEQCAREALTAGVRRVHVRVQGPGSGRESAIQALAAAGLQVKSIRDVTPIPHNGCRPPKRRRV; translated from the coding sequence ATGGCTACCGCAAAGAAAACCAAGCGCGTCGTCGAGGCCGAAGGCATCGCCCACGTCAGCGCCACGTTCAACAACACGACCATCACGATCACCGACATGCATGGCAACGCGGTGTCGTGGGGCTCGGCCGGCAAGGCGGGCTTCAAGGGGTCGAAGAAGTCCACGCCGTTCGCCGCCACCGTGGCGTCCGAGCAGTGCGCGCGCGAAGCGCTCACCGCCGGAGTGCGCCGCGTCCATGTGCGCGTGCAGGGTCCGGGCTCTGGCCGCGAGTCGGCCATCCAGGCGCTCGCCGCTGCGGGGCTGCAGGTGAAGTCCATTCGTGACGTCACCCCCATTCCGCACAACGGCTGCCGTCCCCCCAAGCGCCGGAGGGTTTGA